The following proteins are encoded in a genomic region of Ptychodera flava strain L36383 chromosome 23 unlocalized genomic scaffold, AS_Pfla_20210202 Scaffold_24__1_contigs__length_23054250_pilon, whole genome shotgun sequence:
- the LOC139124459 gene encoding tripartite motif-containing protein 3-like yields MATGGYDQTTAREESQCQNCKRSKASKFCHDCDVRLCHSCAHYHLLNMETNDHRVETKTNQVFSPRSEVNKLQASHCSVHRNRPPEFFCYSCRVAVCVKCKVDAHSTSEHQCISLTQMKDSMRHICERLDDETKSYIERKKYRERALTEIENWYQEQYRAVEEQTNSVIANIKVEKEISISKIKECHIKSKAVVEEQIAVLREEEKNLSRQANRALELLRSENAVKMASFIEDDNLHVDEVDIPQHSDFGSVMKFERGFSSGFNFGSVQDVGVRAKSLSIMNFLSNVRCGEFVYVDVPIKDIESSIKRTFVNLNISSEVMSSTNAKETVQIMDINEDSINMKFRCTEEGYHRLFIALSGKNIRGSPLTFNVKPEWRYIERIGKDGGNIGEFQLAQCVTLVKKGKLIVVDSGNKRIQRMNYKKDNTAKLKPEKRKPTLMMMSRKHVIFPQCIAVSKENEFHCTDMRDGQIFVCNQKGKLKRWFGGTYLDGPLGIAIDEYSGTIFVACKDKEGDGLVAMFEKGEEKPRGFLGQEMPAELHLVQPFGVCINRKRQVLVCDKGSHRVNVFDPKKGPNGTLLYWFGGEGKQSGQFRYPEGLAVDKQDNVYVCDTDNDRIQKFDREGKFVCCISDIDLVGPMAITHDPDYDELIVTTNKGLFVYG; encoded by the coding sequence ATGGCGACGGGCGGCTATGATCAAACTACAGCTCGAGAGGAGTCGCAGTGCCAAAATTGCAAGCGATCAAAAGCAAGCAAATTCTGCCATGACTGTGACGTCAGGCTTTGTCATTCCTGTGCTCACTATCACTTGTTGAACATGGAGACCAACGACCACCGCGTCGAAACTAAAACAAATCAAGTGTTCTCGCCTCGGTCCGAAGTCAATAAACTACAAGCGTCGCACTGCTCGGTGCATAGGAACAGGCCACCCGAATTCTTCTGCTATTCGTGTCGCGTTGCAGTCTGCGTCAAGTGCAAGGTGGATGCGCACAGCACTTCTGAGCACCAGTGCATCAGCCTGACGCAGATGAAAGACTCCATGAGGCATATCTGCGAGAGGCTGGACGATGAGACGAAGTCCTACATCGAACGCAAGAAGTACCGAGAGCGGGCTCTGACCGAAATCGAAAACTGGTATCAGGAGCAGTATAGAGCCGTCGAAGAGCAGACCAACAGTGTCATCGCTAACATAAAGGTAGAAAAGGAAATCAGCATAAGTAAAATTAAGGAATGCCACATTAAAAGCAAGGCGGTCGTGGAAGAACAGATTGCAGTCCTtcgagaagaagaaaaaaatctttCTCGGCAAGCTAATCGAGCGCTGGAACTTCTGCGATCGGAAAACGCTGTCAAAATGGCGAGCTTCATTGAGGATGACAATCTCCACGTGGACGAGGTCGATATCCCGCAGCACAGTGATTTCGGTTCTGTGATGAAATTCGAGCGCGGCTTCTCGTCGGGGTTTAATTTTGGGTCCGTACAGGACGTGGGCGTTCGCGCCAAAAGTCTGTCCATCATGAATTTCTTGTCGAATGTCAGGTGCGGTGAGTTCGTGTACGTTGACGTGCCCATTAAGGACATTGAGTCTTCCATCAAGCGGACTTTTGTTAATTTGAACATAAGTTCCGAAGTCATGTCATCAACAAACGCCAAAGAAACGGTGCAAATTATGGACATCAATGAAGATAGTATCAATATGAAATTTAGATGTACGGAGGAAGGTTATCACAGATTGTTTATAGCGCTGAGCGGCAAGAACATACGAGGCTCACCTCTAACGTTCAATGTGAAGCCCGAGTGGAGGTACATCGAGCGAATCGGAAAAGATGGCGGGAATATTGGAGAATTCCAGCTTGCCCAATGCGTCACCCTAGTTAAAAAGGGTAAATTAATTGTTGTCGATTCAGGTAATAAAAGGATACAGCGAATGAACTATAAGAAAGACAACACTGCTAAGTTAAAACCGGAAAAACGTAAACCAAcactgatgatgatgtcacGGAAACATGTGATCTTCCCACAGTGCATTGCGGTGTCTAAAGAAAACGAGTTCCATTGCACGGACATGCGCGATGGCCAAATATTCGTTTGTAACCAGAAGGGTAAATTGAAGAGGTGGTTCGGCGGGACGTACCTGGACGGCCCACTTGGGATCGCGATAGATGAGTACTCGGGTACAATATTCGTAGCTTGCAAAGACAAGGAAGGTGACGGGCTTGTTGCGATGTTCGAGAAAGGAGAAGAGAAGCCGAGGGGCTTCCTAGGCCAGGAGATGCCAGCTGAACTTCACCTTGTCCAACCGTTCGGGGTGTGCATCAACAGGAAGAGGCAGGTTTTAGTCTGTGACAAAGGCAGCCATCGCGTCAACGTCTTTGATCCGAAGAAAGGCCCGAACGGTACTTTGCTGTACTGGTTTGGCGGCGAAGGAAAGCAATCAGGCCAGTTCAGGTACCCTGAGGGGCTGGCTGTTGACAAGCAAGACAACGTGTATGTGTGTGACACTGATAACGACAGGATCCAGAAATTTGACCGCGAGGGGAAGTTTGTTTGTTGTATTAGTGACATCGATCTTGTTGGGCCCATGGCGATAACTCATGACCCGGACTATGACGAACTCATCGTCACCACAAACAAGGGATTATTTGTGTACGGTTAG